In a single window of the Nodularia spumigena CCY9414 genome:
- a CDS encoding DUF6364 family protein: MKERLSIRVDPERLEKLRRVAKQKRKTMTQLIENWIDRLQEEKPS, translated from the coding sequence ATGAAAGAAAGGCTTAGTATTCGGGTTGACCCAGAAAGACTTGAAAAATTAAGAAGAGTTGCCAAACAAAAGCGCAAAACTATGACTCAGTTGATTGAGAACTGGATTGATAGACTACAGGAAGAAAAGCCGTCCTAG
- a CDS encoding transposase family protein produces MVAIIGRIITTKFSRTGKKNSSDYEIVKEVLTDFELIVDSYEQPIERPSEYQQQEKYYSGKKKMHTRKSQLIVLPNGRDIVDVVAGEPGRKSDINLFRENKNGFEEKQKFSGDKAYQG; encoded by the coding sequence TTGGTTGCCATTATTGGGAGAATTATTACCACCAAGTTTAGTAGAACAGGTAAAAAAAACTCCAGTGACTATGAAATTGTTAAAGAAGTTTTAACAGACTTTGAACTAATCGTAGATAGCTATGAACAGCCCATAGAAAGACCTTCAGAGTATCAACAGCAGGAAAAATATTACTCAGGTAAGAAGAAAATGCACACTAGAAAAAGTCAATTAATTGTTCTGCCTAATGGTAGAGATATTGTTGATGTAGTAGCTGGTGAGCCAGGACGAAAAAGTGACATAAATTTATTTCGGGAAAATAAAAATGGGTTTGAAGAGAAACAAAAATTTTCCGGTGACAAAGCTTACCAAGG
- a CDS encoding helix-turn-helix domain-containing protein, whose product MSSIFDYIQNNPQEAQRLVGLKYEQLQELLDKAIKRHNHKRELLEDRKVRIILGGGGRRPKLSPSEQIILTLTYLRHLTTFQLLGIQFGVSETTANDTFNYWLPLLGELLPPSLVEQVKKTPVTMKLLKKF is encoded by the coding sequence ATGAGCAGTATATTCGATTATATCCAAAATAATCCCCAGGAAGCACAGCGTTTAGTAGGGCTGAAATATGAACAGTTGCAGGAACTTTTAGACAAAGCCATTAAACGGCACAATCATAAACGAGAATTGCTTGAAGATAGAAAAGTGAGAATTATTCTGGGTGGAGGTGGTCGCAGACCAAAATTATCACCATCGGAGCAAATAATTCTCACCCTAACATATTTACGACATTTAACCACATTTCAACTATTGGGTATTCAATTTGGCGTGAGTGAAACAACTGCAAATGATACGTTTAACTATTGGTTGCCATTATTGGGAGAATTATTACCACCAAGTTTAGTAGAACAGGTAAAAAAAACTCCAGTGACTATGAAATTGTTAAAGAAGTTTTAA
- the iscB gene encoding RNA-guided endonuclease IscB — protein sequence MSNFVLVLDTNKKPLTPIHPGDARFLLNQQKAAVFRRFPFTIILKEPKSEVPTQPIELKIDPGSKTTGFALVQNNKVIWGMELQHRGLAIKESLETRKGVRRGRRSRHTRYRQARFLNRTKPQGWLAPSLSHRVLTINTWVKRLCNFAPITDIVQELARFDLQQLENPEISGFEYQQGELQGYEVREYLLNKWNRKCAYCTAENVPLQVEHIKPKAKGGTNRISNLCLACEKCNIKKGTQDIEKFLAKKPELLKQILSQAKRPLKDASAVNSTRWALFNKLKETGLPITTGSGGLTKFNRTRLGLPKTHWIDAACVGKVETLKILTTKILTVKSTGHSCRRFCRINKFGFPCTEPKKIFTHVSTGDFVKATLHKDRKNITSGKYVSRVKTPTKNGCEIVINGFRVEFSTMKDITKVHCS from the coding sequence ATGTCTAATTTTGTTCTAGTTCTTGATACCAACAAAAAACCACTTACTCCAATTCATCCAGGAGATGCACGTTTTTTATTAAATCAACAAAAAGCTGCTGTATTTAGAAGATTTCCATTTACCATAATTTTGAAAGAACCTAAATCTGAAGTTCCAACTCAACCGATTGAATTAAAAATAGATCCAGGGAGTAAAACTACAGGTTTTGCGTTAGTTCAAAATAATAAAGTCATCTGGGGTATGGAATTACAACACAGAGGTTTAGCTATTAAAGAAAGCCTAGAAACTCGAAAAGGAGTAAGGCGAGGAAGACGTTCTAGACATACTCGTTATCGTCAAGCTAGATTTCTTAACCGCACTAAACCTCAAGGTTGGTTAGCACCTTCTTTAAGCCATAGAGTTTTAACTATTAACACTTGGGTTAAAAGATTATGTAATTTTGCCCCAATAACTGACATAGTTCAAGAGCTTGCTAGGTTTGACCTACAGCAGCTAGAAAACCCGGAGATATCAGGCTTTGAGTATCAACAGGGAGAGTTACAAGGGTATGAAGTCCGTGAATATCTTTTGAATAAATGGAATAGAAAATGTGCATACTGTACTGCGGAAAATGTCCCTTTACAAGTTGAGCATATTAAACCAAAAGCCAAAGGAGGAACTAATAGAATTTCTAATTTGTGTCTAGCTTGTGAGAAATGCAATATCAAAAAAGGTACTCAAGATATTGAGAAGTTTTTAGCAAAAAAGCCTGAGTTGTTGAAGCAAATTTTATCCCAAGCCAAGCGTCCACTAAAAGATGCGTCTGCTGTAAATTCAACGAGATGGGCTTTATTTAATAAGTTAAAAGAAACTGGATTACCTATAACAACAGGTTCAGGAGGTTTAACTAAGTTTAATAGAACTCGTTTAGGATTGCCTAAAACTCATTGGATTGATGCTGCTTGTGTAGGAAAAGTTGAAACTCTCAAAATACTGACAACAAAAATTTTAACAGTAAAAAGCACGGGGCATAGTTGCAGAAGATTCTGTAGGATCAATAAATTTGGTTTTCCTTGCACTGAGCCTAAAAAAATATTCACTCATGTTTCTACAGGAGATTTTGTTAAGGCTACTTTGCACAAAGATCGTAAAAACATAACTTCTGGAAAGTATGTAAGTCGTGTTAAAACTCCCACAAAAAACGGATGTGAGATTGTTATCAATGGTTTTAGAGTTGAATTTTCAACAATGAAAGATATTACTAAGGTTCATTGTAGTGA